A single Chloroflexota bacterium DNA region contains:
- a CDS encoding tetratricopeptide repeat protein — protein MSEIPRFITKILVPPRHPNILRRPRLIDFLHQYGDRRLIIISAPAGYGKTTMLIDFAHEVELPVCWYSLESADQDPKVFLEYLIASLAQRFPSFGQRMRSFLREVSDVSREMNSAIGLLVSEIQTAIPEYFFLILDDYQNVDASEEVNTALDLLLYYLPENCHIILATRTLPKLTLSRLAAYRQVAGLGISDLRFTAEEIRELLSQNYKIILPPKAAEELASHSEGWITGIILTTHNMWQGLFESLIRAKGAGGPIFDYLAAEVYARQSEEVRQFLLGSAVLPQMKASRCDDLLGSADSQRILEYLEENNLFIIRLEGDWYRYHHLFQEFLEEKLRREDEERFVSLHLKAAGMAREGKEWEQAVQHYLRADRPAAAAELLAAVSEEMVNAGKWETLLRLSALLPEESLSHCPHLLLQWGRACIYRDELDTANELFERAYACFAAVADKVNMARSLALKSSVLLSKRQYAASIAECQKALSMVPEGAPVVLAQAYKNMGMSHSALGRFSEGIEDLKRSLDLYAEDGDLFNLAAVQEALGVANARQGDLSEAIAYHRQALHSWEKLGNAGARALALNNLGVLYHHQGHHSRAQALLENALTIAEEAGYLRVAGLALSSLGDVQRDLGQYQGARQTYERALELARRLDDPFLITYCLDALGNTHRLLGDYAEAEQLFQQSWQIAQEQGSDYELGLLTISLGTLLYERGERQVAIERLTEATELLARSGAKRELARARFHLAQSLFLDQQLDASIEQLRETLDMVSQLGYDAFLVAEGRRAGPMLRYAAARGVDGGRLTSLLRRIEAGQPPAAESRPLKPPLGVALKTVPRIESYAFGEARVLLNGELVNNLRWRIERAKELFFFLLAHPRPLRREQVMAALWPDLRESKGSINFHSTLYRLRQALYPGVVLLQEGRYRLDPEGDLWSDVAEFESLINEAGSLPKEDDRRVALYERACALYRGPYLEEFYSEWCSTRREELEEEYLRALAELAAHYGCKGAYEQSIALCRRILAVDDYREEAHADLMRYYALSGDRPAALRHYQRYVRFLAKELKTRPSPPLQALYEELQR, from the coding sequence ATGAGTGAGATACCCAGATTCATCACCAAGATCCTGGTGCCGCCACGGCATCCCAACATCCTCCGCCGCCCGCGCCTGATCGATTTTCTCCACCAGTACGGTGACCGTCGTCTGATCATCATCTCTGCGCCAGCCGGCTACGGCAAGACGACCATGCTCATCGATTTTGCCCACGAGGTCGAGCTGCCGGTCTGCTGGTATTCGCTGGAGAGCGCTGATCAAGACCCTAAGGTGTTCCTGGAATACCTCATTGCCTCCCTGGCCCAACGCTTCCCCTCTTTCGGGCAGCGTATGCGCTCCTTCCTGCGCGAGGTCAGTGACGTTTCCCGGGAGATGAATTCGGCCATCGGACTGCTCGTCAGCGAGATACAGACGGCCATCCCCGAATATTTCTTCCTCATTTTAGACGACTACCAGAACGTGGATGCCAGTGAGGAGGTCAACACCGCCCTCGACCTTTTGCTTTATTACCTGCCGGAAAACTGCCACATCATCCTGGCCACCAGGACCCTGCCCAAACTTACCCTCTCCCGTCTGGCGGCCTATCGGCAGGTGGCCGGGTTGGGCATATCCGACCTGCGCTTCACTGCCGAGGAGATCCGTGAGCTATTGAGCCAGAACTACAAGATCATCCTCCCCCCTAAGGCCGCCGAGGAGCTGGCCAGCCATTCGGAGGGGTGGATTACAGGCATCATCCTGACCACGCATAACATGTGGCAAGGGCTGTTCGAGAGCCTGATTCGGGCGAAGGGGGCTGGCGGTCCTATCTTTGATTATCTGGCTGCCGAGGTGTACGCTCGGCAGAGTGAGGAGGTGCGGCAGTTCCTCCTGGGCTCAGCCGTGCTGCCCCAGATGAAGGCGTCGCGTTGCGATGACCTCCTGGGCAGCGCCGATTCCCAGCGCATCCTGGAGTACCTGGAAGAGAATAACCTCTTTATTATCCGCCTGGAGGGCGACTGGTATAGATATCATCACCTTTTCCAGGAGTTCCTGGAGGAGAAGCTGCGCCGTGAGGATGAGGAGCGCTTTGTAAGCTTGCACCTTAAGGCGGCGGGCATGGCCCGGGAAGGGAAGGAGTGGGAACAGGCCGTCCAGCATTACCTGCGGGCGGACCGCCCTGCGGCGGCGGCTGAACTGCTCGCGGCGGTGTCCGAAGAGATGGTCAATGCCGGTAAGTGGGAGACGCTCTTACGTCTGTCTGCCCTCCTGCCCGAGGAGTCCCTCTCCCATTGCCCGCACCTTCTCCTGCAATGGGGCAGAGCCTGCATCTATCGGGACGAGCTGGACACGGCCAATGAGCTTTTCGAGCGGGCCTATGCCTGCTTCGCCGCAGTCGCTGATAAGGTGAATATGGCCAGGTCCCTGGCCCTGAAGAGCTCTGTCCTACTGTCTAAGAGGCAATATGCGGCGTCCATCGCTGAGTGTCAAAAAGCCTTGTCCATGGTGCCTGAGGGAGCGCCAGTGGTGCTGGCCCAGGCGTACAAGAATATGGGCATGAGCCACAGCGCCCTGGGGAGGTTCAGCGAGGGGATAGAGGACCTCAAGCGGTCTCTGGATCTGTACGCCGAGGATGGCGATCTGTTCAATCTGGCGGCGGTGCAGGAGGCCCTGGGCGTGGCCAATGCCCGGCAAGGAGACTTATCTGAGGCCATCGCCTACCATCGTCAGGCCCTGCACTCCTGGGAGAAGCTGGGCAATGCCGGGGCACGGGCATTAGCCCTCAACAATTTGGGCGTGCTTTATCATCATCAGGGGCATCACAGCCGGGCCCAGGCGCTACTGGAAAATGCCCTGACCATAGCCGAGGAGGCTGGCTATCTGCGAGTAGCCGGCCTGGCCCTGTCCAGCCTGGGGGATGTGCAGCGGGACCTGGGCCAGTACCAGGGGGCGCGGCAAACTTATGAGCGGGCCCTGGAGCTGGCCAGGCGGTTAGATGATCCCTTCCTGATCACCTACTGTCTGGATGCCCTGGGCAACACCCACCGCCTGCTTGGCGACTATGCTGAAGCGGAGCAGCTGTTCCAGCAGTCCTGGCAGATAGCTCAGGAACAGGGCTCAGACTACGAGCTGGGCTTGCTCACCATCTCCCTGGGAACGCTTCTTTACGAGCGTGGGGAGAGGCAGGTGGCTATCGAGCGTTTGACTGAGGCGACGGAGCTGCTGGCCCGCAGCGGGGCGAAGCGCGAGCTGGCCCGGGCGCGTTTCCACCTGGCCCAGTCTCTTTTCTTGGATCAGCAGTTGGATGCCTCCATAGAGCAATTGAGGGAGACGCTGGATATGGTTTCGCAGCTGGGTTACGATGCCTTTCTGGTCGCTGAGGGACGGAGGGCAGGGCCCATGTTGCGCTATGCGGCCGCCAGGGGGGTCGATGGGGGGCGTTTGACCTCCCTTTTGCGGAGGATCGAGGCGGGTCAGCCCCCAGCGGCCGAATCGCGGCCGCTAAAGCCACCGCTGGGGGTGGCGCTGAAGACTGTGCCCCGGATAGAGTCCTATGCCTTCGGTGAGGCGAGGGTGTTGTTGAATGGTGAGCTCGTCAATAACTTGCGCTGGAGGATTGAGAGGGCGAAGGAGCTGTTTTTCTTTCTGCTGGCCCATCCGCGCCCTTTGCGGCGGGAGCAGGTGATGGCCGCCCTTTGGCCCGACCTGCGGGAGTCTAAGGGTAGTATCAATTTCCATTCAACGCTGTACCGCCTGCGCCAGGCCCTCTATCCGGGCGTCGTGCTCCTCCAGGAGGGACGTTATCGCCTCGATCCAGAGGGAGACCTCTGGTCTGACGTGGCCGAGTTTGAGTCCTTAATCAACGAGGCGGGGTCGCTGCCCAAGGAGGATGACCGACGGGTGGCCCTTTATGAGCGCGCCTGCGCGCTCTATCGTGGCCCCTATCTGGAGGAGTTCTACTCGGAGTGGTGCTCCACGAGACGGGAGGAGTTGGAGGAGGAATATCTGCGTGCCCTGGCCGAGCTGGCGGCCCATTATGGGTGTAAGGGTGCTTATGAGCAGAGCATCGCCCTCTGTCGGCGGATCCTGGCCGTGGATGACTATCGGGAGGAGGCGCATGCCGACCTGATGCGCTACTATGCCCTGTCTGGGGATCGCCCGGCGGCCTTGCGGCACTATCAGCGCTATGTGCGCTTCTTAGCCAAGGAGCTGAAGACGAGGCCCAGCCCCCCACTCCAGGCCCTTTATGAGGAGCTCCAGCGCTGA
- a CDS encoding DUF5317 domain-containing protein: MLLAVVVVGLLVSLWHGGLRCLLSLRIALGWLVLLALAIQAYGVYGLPAAGLTFPIVLGAGGVAKLRALIFSASSVLLLLVLWRNRHLGGMGLIALGLGLNLAVMLANGGFMPITPEVVTQIGHLERVYPSEVGLLVGGSKGIVLLREQTRLWFLSDILILSSRAYSPGDLILWVGLFVFLQGGSSPLAWLKRASGRCRRRGEQGAT; the protein is encoded by the coding sequence ATGCTCCTGGCCGTTGTGGTCGTAGGGCTCCTCGTTTCCCTCTGGCATGGGGGGCTGCGGTGTCTGCTGTCCCTGCGCATTGCGCTGGGGTGGCTTGTCCTGCTGGCCCTGGCCATCCAGGCCTATGGGGTCTACGGGCTGCCGGCCGCCGGTTTGACCTTTCCCATCGTCCTGGGGGCAGGGGGCGTAGCCAAGCTACGGGCGCTCATCTTCAGCGCTTCTTCTGTCCTCTTGCTGCTGGTGCTCTGGCGCAATCGCCATCTTGGGGGGATGGGGCTTATCGCTCTGGGACTGGGCTTGAACCTGGCGGTGATGCTGGCCAACGGTGGTTTTATGCCCATCACTCCAGAGGTGGTGACCCAGATTGGACATCTGGAGCGGGTCTATCCCAGCGAAGTAGGGCTGCTGGTGGGCGGCTCGAAGGGCATTGTGCTCCTGAGGGAGCAGACCAGGTTGTGGTTCCTGTCGGACATCCTGATCCTTTCCTCCAGGGCCTATAGCCCGGGCGACCTCATCCTGTGGGTGGGGCTCTTCGTCTTCTTGCAGGGTGGCTCTTCGCCGCTGGCCTGGTTGAAGCGAGCCTCAGGACGCTGCCGCCGACGGGGTGAGCAGGGAGCCACCTGA
- a CDS encoding Os1348 family NHLP clan protein — MSYYGLQAVVGTAIVDRQFRDALLEDAEGVIGGFDLTEEEFGVVASIRANSLEQFAAQLHDWLTTSSPPLRRARWSGIDYRALRLAG; from the coding sequence ATGTCTTACTATGGCCTACAGGCGGTCGTTGGTACGGCCATCGTCGATCGACAGTTCCGCGATGCGCTACTGGAGGATGCGGAGGGGGTCATTGGTGGGTTCGACCTGACTGAGGAGGAGTTCGGGGTGGTGGCCTCCATCAGGGCCAATAGCCTGGAGCAGTTCGCCGCCCAGCTGCACGATTGGCTCACCACGTCCTCCCCGCCGCTGCGGCGGGCGAGGTGGTCGGGGATCGACTATCGGGCCCTGCGCCTGGCTGGTTAA
- a CDS encoding response regulator yields the protein MFIKKRVLIGDANLAIRQLLGFTLGEDDFQLFYAGDGEEALRVGLCEKPHLALLEEELPVLSGGEVCRLLKKNIPGIKVILFSSRDGDEAGYGTNGRLVKPFSPLALLQRVYALLEGEEEQQQRNAG from the coding sequence GTGTTCATTAAGAAGAGGGTTTTGATTGGTGATGCCAATTTGGCCATTCGCCAGCTACTGGGCTTTACGCTGGGCGAGGATGACTTCCAGCTCTTCTACGCTGGGGATGGGGAGGAGGCTCTGCGGGTGGGCTTGTGTGAGAAGCCCCATCTGGCCCTGTTGGAGGAGGAGCTACCTGTCTTAAGCGGAGGGGAGGTTTGTCGTCTCTTGAAGAAGAACATCCCGGGGATAAAGGTTATTCTGTTTTCCAGCCGGGATGGCGATGAGGCGGGCTATGGGACGAATGGTCGCCTGGTTAAGCCCTTCAGTCCCCTGGCGTTGCTCCAGAGGGTCTACGCGTTGCTGGAGGGTGAGGAAGAGCAACAGCAGAGAAACGCTGGCTGA
- a CDS encoding HD domain-containing protein has product MATNNLEIFKAVLEQLPEGVVVVDDSDEIIFVNRAAEEIRRISATQITGRNVVLCHPEKSHERVGRALQFLRRQETRAFTRMVIDKEQGRYYENTYAPVRDAASNYIGSVVVSRDITDKRRLEEERALHLQNLEEKVAELSGKLQDLFIASMASLVKALEAKDRYTQGHSLRVSDIAVKMAEHIWGVSPEANEVGLAGKLHDIGKVGIREMILNKPARLADEEFEHIKAHPLIGERILAPIEKLKPVAKVIAHHHERYDGKGYPASLGGEGIPVGSRILALADSYDAMTSARPYRPPKSAEEAAKEIRNNLGRQFDPRWGEIFLELFYSGSIG; this is encoded by the coding sequence ATGGCCACAAATAATCTCGAGATATTTAAGGCAGTATTAGAGCAGCTGCCTGAAGGCGTGGTCGTCGTTGATGACAGTGACGAGATCATTTTTGTAAACAGGGCGGCTGAGGAGATCAGGCGTATTTCAGCGACTCAAATAACTGGACGCAATGTGGTATTGTGCCACCCGGAAAAATCCCATGAAAGGGTCGGGCGGGCCTTACAATTCTTAAGGAGGCAAGAAACAAGGGCTTTCACCAGGATGGTTATAGATAAAGAGCAGGGCAGGTATTACGAAAACACCTATGCTCCGGTTAGGGATGCGGCAAGCAATTATATTGGTTCAGTGGTGGTCTCCAGAGACATCACAGATAAACGCCGACTGGAAGAAGAAAGGGCGCTGCACCTGCAAAACCTGGAGGAGAAGGTGGCTGAACTATCGGGGAAGCTACAAGACCTGTTTATAGCTTCGATGGCCAGTCTGGTGAAAGCCCTTGAGGCTAAAGACCGTTACACGCAGGGGCACTCCTTGCGCGTCAGTGATATAGCCGTAAAGATGGCTGAGCACATATGGGGAGTTTCGCCAGAAGCCAACGAGGTAGGCTTAGCGGGCAAACTTCACGATATAGGCAAGGTGGGTATTCGGGAGATGATACTCAACAAACCAGCAAGACTAGCCGACGAGGAATTCGAGCATATAAAGGCTCACCCCCTTATCGGAGAGCGGATACTGGCGCCGATCGAGAAACTTAAGCCTGTGGCTAAGGTGATCGCCCATCATCATGAAAGATACGATGGAAAGGGCTATCCAGCCAGTCTAGGGGGAGAGGGGATACCGGTGGGGTCCAGAATACTGGCGCTGGCAGACAGTTACGATGCGATGACGTCGGCCAGGCCTTATCGTCCGCCAAAGAGTGCTGAGGAGGCCGCGAAAGAGATCAGGAATAACTTAGGAAGGCAATTTGATCCTCGATGGGGCGAGATATTTTTAGAACTCTTTTACTCTGGCAGTATCGGGTAG
- a CDS encoding ParB/RepB/Spo0J family partition protein — protein sequence MSTPKGGLGKGLGALIPLATPTVTEVNVQHIGPNPHQPRQITTKQDLEELAASLRQHGLLQPLVVTQTSGETGEVRYQLIAGERRWLAAQLAGLTKVPVIIKEATPQESLQMALVENIQRADLNPLEEAAAYYQLSEEFGLTQEEIATKVGKKRTSVANTLRLLHLPIEAKEAILAERISEGHARALLGLTDPEQQRLVLRLIEEKGLSVRQTEELVRRLTRGGGRRTTVRPPETLALEDELRRALGTKVSLFRSRKGGKLVIHFYSEEELQSIYERLVDDPSRNR from the coding sequence ATGAGCACACCTAAAGGGGGACTGGGTAAGGGTCTGGGGGCCCTCATCCCTCTGGCCACCCCCACCGTGACCGAGGTGAACGTCCAACACATCGGGCCCAACCCACATCAGCCACGCCAGATAACGACCAAGCAGGATTTAGAGGAGCTAGCCGCCTCGCTCCGGCAGCATGGACTGTTGCAGCCACTGGTAGTCACTCAGACGAGTGGGGAGACGGGCGAGGTTCGCTACCAGCTGATTGCTGGCGAGCGCCGCTGGCTGGCCGCCCAGCTGGCCGGTCTAACCAAGGTGCCAGTGATCATCAAGGAGGCCACCCCCCAAGAGTCCCTGCAGATGGCCCTGGTCGAGAACATCCAGCGAGCCGATCTGAACCCCCTGGAGGAGGCAGCCGCCTACTACCAGCTCAGCGAAGAGTTCGGGCTCACCCAGGAGGAGATCGCCACCAAGGTGGGGAAAAAGCGGACGAGTGTCGCTAATACCCTTCGCCTCCTTCATCTGCCCATAGAAGCGAAGGAGGCCATCTTGGCCGAACGAATCAGCGAGGGGCACGCCCGCGCCCTCCTGGGGCTGACCGACCCGGAGCAACAACGGCTCGTTCTCAGGCTGATCGAGGAGAAAGGACTCTCCGTGCGCCAGACGGAGGAATTGGTCCGCCGCTTGACCAGGGGTGGAGGCCGCCGCACAACGGTCCGCCCCCCCGAGACGCTGGCCCTGGAGGACGAGCTGCGTCGTGCCCTGGGGACTAAAGTAAGCCTCTTCCGCAGTCGCAAGGGAGGCAAGCTGGTCATTCACTTCTACTCCGAGGAGGAGCTCCAGAGCATATACGAGCGCCTCGTCGACGACCCATCACGAAACCGCTAG
- a CDS encoding AAA family ATPase, producing the protein MTRIYAVANQKGGVGKTTTAINLGAYLAAAGRRVLLVDLDPQANATSGLGFDKTAVSPSIYEALLGQVGLESVIALTNRLGLDLAPAAIPLAGAEVEMVGLLAREQRLHRALLPILPRYSYILVDCPPSLGLLTINSLTAAEGVIIPIQCEYLALEGVGQLVHTINLIRDNLNPRLHIVGLLMTMYDARTNLSQQVVEEVCRHFPHLIFRTIVPRSVRLSEAPSYGQSILDYDPTSKGALAYRALTEEILAREKEVVRPQEF; encoded by the coding sequence TTGACTAGAATCTACGCCGTTGCCAACCAAAAGGGCGGTGTCGGCAAGACGACCACGGCCATCAATCTCGGCGCCTATCTGGCCGCTGCTGGGCGCAGGGTCCTCCTGGTGGACCTGGACCCTCAAGCCAACGCCACCAGCGGGCTTGGCTTTGACAAGACCGCCGTCTCTCCCTCCATCTACGAGGCCCTCCTGGGCCAGGTCGGACTGGAGTCCGTGATCGCCTTGACCAACCGCCTTGGGCTTGACCTTGCCCCTGCCGCCATCCCCCTGGCCGGGGCTGAGGTGGAGATGGTGGGGCTCCTGGCCCGCGAACAACGCCTCCACCGTGCCCTCCTCCCCATCCTGCCCCGCTACAGTTACATTCTGGTCGATTGCCCTCCTTCCCTTGGGCTGTTGACGATCAACTCACTGACCGCTGCCGAGGGGGTCATCATTCCTATCCAATGCGAATATCTCGCCCTGGAAGGCGTCGGACAGCTGGTGCATACGATTAATCTCATTAGGGACAACCTCAACCCTCGCCTCCACATCGTCGGCCTGCTCATGACGATGTACGACGCCCGTACCAACCTCTCTCAGCAGGTGGTGGAGGAGGTCTGTCGCCACTTCCCCCACCTGATCTTTAGGACGATCGTCCCCCGTAGCGTACGCCTCTCTGAGGCACCTAGCTACGGGCAGAGCATCCTCGATTATGATCCGACGTCCAAAGGAGCCTTGGCCTACCGGGCCTTGACCGAAGAGATTCTCGCCAGAGAGAAGGAGGTTGTTCGACCACAGGAGTTCTAA
- a CDS encoding PfkB family carbohydrate kinase, with protein sequence MVIGHITKDLLNDDYTLGGTVTYAGLTAQRLGQRVGIVTSAGPDVNLQAALPGIAIVNRPAPVTTVFHNTYGGGRREQRLLSRAQPIGSEDILPAWRQARVVHLGPVAQELTPEIVELFPSSLIGVTAQGWLRGWDKEGRVFPTAWREAERVLPHVQVLFISEDDIGRDKRLIQAYLPLVQILVVTAGRSGAIVYYRGERRRLPTFVTREVDPTGAGDAFAAAYLIALTQGNDPFQAARFANCVASFVVEQKGPAGIPTLAQVRARLEEAKQMEGAPPKSSPSPKGTRGDQRGGRSPLPFESAEGGRPSL encoded by the coding sequence TTGGTCATCGGGCACATAACTAAAGACCTGCTCAATGATGACTATACGCTGGGCGGGACAGTGACCTATGCCGGATTGACCGCTCAACGGCTCGGACAGCGAGTGGGGATCGTCACCAGCGCTGGGCCGGATGTGAACCTGCAGGCCGCCCTGCCAGGAATAGCGATTGTCAACCGACCGGCGCCCGTCACGACAGTCTTTCATAATACCTACGGCGGAGGCCGCAGGGAGCAACGCCTTTTGAGTCGCGCCCAACCGATCGGCAGCGAGGATATCCTACCCGCATGGCGCCAGGCGAGGGTGGTTCACCTGGGACCAGTGGCCCAAGAGCTCACCCCAGAGATCGTCGAGCTCTTCCCCAGCTCCCTCATCGGAGTGACCGCCCAGGGCTGGTTGCGCGGCTGGGACAAAGAGGGACGCGTCTTTCCCACCGCATGGAGGGAGGCGGAAAGGGTATTGCCTCACGTCCAGGTCCTCTTCATTAGCGAGGACGACATCGGCAGGGATAAGCGCCTCATTCAGGCTTACCTGCCTCTGGTCCAGATACTGGTCGTCACCGCCGGGCGTTCAGGCGCTATTGTTTATTATCGAGGGGAGCGCCGTCGCCTCCCCACCTTCGTGACGCGAGAGGTAGACCCCACGGGGGCTGGCGACGCTTTCGCTGCGGCCTATCTGATCGCCCTCACTCAGGGCAACGATCCTTTCCAGGCCGCCCGCTTCGCCAACTGCGTGGCCAGCTTTGTGGTAGAACAAAAGGGTCCGGCCGGTATACCAACCTTAGCTCAGGTCAGGGCCCGCCTGGAAGAGGCTAAACAGATGGAGGGGGCTCCGCCCAAATCTTCCCCTTCTCCCAAGGGAACAAGGGGAGATCAACGAGGTGGACGCAGCCCACTACCTTTTGAGTCCGCCGAAGGCGGACGCCCTAGCCTTTAA
- a CDS encoding protein jag — translation MESLEVSAKTVKEAIAQALAQLGKTRDEVEISILSEGSRGILGIGGEDARILVSPRPQLAATKGTTEIAEAAKQVVEDLLRFMHVAAEVTIREAAPNNAEETPPVTLDVNGADLGILIGRRGETLSALQFITNLIVGKRQQRWTRIIVDVEDYRGRRERLLQGLAIRMAEKAVATGQAVALEAMSAYERRIVHLALHDYPHVTTQSSGQGEERKVIILPKSKPSVAARGGIKSDRTVLPPEGV, via the coding sequence GTGGAAAGTTTGGAAGTCAGCGCCAAAACCGTCAAAGAAGCCATCGCCCAGGCCCTGGCCCAGCTGGGCAAAACGAGGGATGAAGTTGAGATATCCATCCTCTCCGAAGGAAGCCGAGGCATCCTGGGCATCGGCGGTGAGGACGCCCGCATCTTGGTTTCGCCTCGCCCGCAGCTGGCCGCCACCAAGGGTACCACTGAAATAGCCGAGGCAGCTAAACAGGTGGTGGAGGATCTGCTCCGCTTCATGCACGTTGCGGCCGAAGTAACCATTCGGGAGGCAGCCCCAAACAACGCCGAGGAGACGCCCCCCGTGACCCTGGATGTGAACGGCGCCGATCTGGGCATCCTTATCGGGCGCCGCGGTGAGACATTGAGCGCCTTGCAGTTTATCACCAATCTTATCGTCGGTAAACGACAGCAGCGCTGGACCAGGATCATCGTTGATGTGGAGGATTACCGCGGCCGACGGGAACGATTGTTACAAGGACTGGCCATCCGTATGGCCGAGAAGGCCGTAGCCACCGGGCAAGCGGTGGCTCTGGAGGCGATGTCCGCCTACGAGAGGCGCATCGTCCACCTCGCCCTGCACGACTATCCTCACGTGACAACCCAAAGTAGCGGACAGGGGGAGGAACGCAAGGTCATCATCTTGCCTAAGAGCAAGCCCTCCGTGGCAGCGCGAGGGGGGATCAAAAGCGATAGGACTGTCCTTCCCCCTGAGGGGGTATAA
- a CDS encoding YidC/Oxa1 family membrane protein insertase, whose amino-acid sequence MNFADMWHILVVQPLTDGLIYLYQLLGSWGLAIIAFTLIVKVLVYPLTLKQLHSAKAMQELQPKMQELQKKHGKDREKLMQEQMQLYKEHKVNPASGCLPLLVQMPIWFGLYQALINLSHTPEFASRFLWLPSLAHPDPWYILPVLTGLSQWVTQKMMTPRSTSTTDPTQKSMTQAMQFMPIMFAIFALSVPSGLALYWVTTNVFSFVQQYFATGWGSLFPEPQESPKIVSRPTAKPEEPLSLLSREANPAPQVKSIPKGQPPSSAGERTQPSRRKRRRR is encoded by the coding sequence TTGAATTTCGCTGATATGTGGCATATATTGGTCGTCCAGCCCCTCACCGATGGGCTGATCTACCTCTACCAACTCCTCGGCAGCTGGGGCTTGGCCATCATCGCCTTCACCTTGATCGTCAAGGTGCTGGTCTATCCTCTCACTCTCAAACAGCTCCACTCGGCCAAGGCCATGCAGGAGCTCCAACCTAAGATGCAGGAGCTCCAGAAGAAACACGGCAAAGACCGCGAGAAGCTGATGCAGGAGCAGATGCAGCTCTATAAAGAACATAAGGTCAACCCAGCCTCGGGTTGTCTGCCCCTTCTCGTGCAGATGCCGATCTGGTTTGGTCTGTACCAGGCCCTGATCAACCTGTCCCACACACCAGAGTTCGCCTCTCGGTTCCTCTGGCTACCCAGCCTGGCCCACCCCGACCCCTGGTACATCCTGCCCGTGTTGACTGGCCTCTCCCAATGGGTCACCCAAAAGATGATGACCCCCCGCAGCACAAGCACTACCGACCCTACCCAAAAGTCGATGACCCAGGCAATGCAATTCATGCCCATAATGTTCGCCATATTCGCCCTCAGCGTTCCCTCCGGCCTGGCCCTTTACTGGGTAACCACCAACGTATTCTCCTTCGTTCAACAATACTTCGCCACCGGCTGGGGTTCCCTGTTCCCCGAGCCGCAAGAGTCCCCAAAAATCGTCTCCCGGCCCACCGCCAAGCCCGAGGAACCGCTCTCACTCCTGTCCAGGGAAGCCAACCCCGCTCCACAGGTGAAGTCCATCCCCAAGGGCCAACCGCCGAGCAGCGCTGGGGAGCGAACCCAACCAAGCCGCCGCAAACGGCGACGAAGATAG
- the yidD gene encoding membrane protein insertion efficiency factor YidD — MTPKRPALALIRLYQRTISPLLPPSCRFYPSCSHYAYEAIERYGLRRGGWLAIKRLVRCHPFNPGGYDPLR; from the coding sequence ATGACACCAAAAAGACCCGCCCTCGCCCTGATCAGGCTCTACCAACGAACGATCTCACCCCTACTACCACCCTCCTGCCGCTTTTATCCCTCCTGTTCCCATTATGCTTACGAAGCCATCGAGAGGTATGGGCTACGACGGGGAGGTTGGTTGGCCATTAAGCGTCTTGTCCGTTGTCATCCTTTCAATCCAGGAGGATACGACCCGCTGCGTTGA
- the rnpA gene encoding ribonuclease P protein component yields MQRQYRLTKDVEYKQVRSRGRSWAHPLLVLYVLNNNLGLNRIGLSVSKRIGHAVVRNRSKRRLREAIRLHWSTLPVGWDLLFITRPPIASASFQEISAAVDLLLQRAGLVVREKGGTAKPVSLGVEQGDKPLADFG; encoded by the coding sequence GTGCAAAGGCAATACCGTTTGACGAAGGATGTGGAGTACAAACAAGTGCGGAGCAGGGGGCGTTCTTGGGCTCATCCCCTGCTTGTGCTTTATGTCCTGAACAACAATTTGGGACTAAACCGCATCGGACTCTCTGTGAGCAAACGTATCGGCCACGCCGTGGTGCGCAACCGCTCTAAGCGCCGCCTCCGCGAGGCCATACGCCTGCACTGGTCAACGCTGCCAGTGGGCTGGGATTTACTCTTCATCACCCGCCCTCCCATCGCCAGCGCCTCCTTTCAGGAAATAAGCGCCGCCGTCGACCTTCTCCTACAGCGGGCGGGGTTGGTGGTCAGAGAGAAAGGTGGCACCGCTAAGCCCGTCTCTTTGGGAGTGGAACAGGGGGATAAGCCCCTTGCTGATTTCGGATAG
- the rpmH gene encoding 50S ribosomal protein L34, with translation MPKRTYQPKRHPRRRKHGFLARMRTRAGRMVLKRRRLKGRERLTVV, from the coding sequence TTGCCCAAAAGAACCTATCAACCAAAGCGCCATCCACGGCGAAGGAAACACGGCTTTCTGGCGCGGATGCGCACCAGGGCCGGACGAATGGTGCTCAAGAGGCGCCGCTTGAAGGGGCGAGAGCGCTTAACTGTTGTCTGA